Below is a window of Candidatus Desulfatibia profunda DNA.
CCGCCAGCGTTCATTCTGAGCCAGGATCAAACTCTCCAATTAAATCGATCAAGTCATCCTAAAGGACAACCTATTGACTTGGAGCATAACTCGTCATTCTGTCACTATTTAGTTTTCAAAGATCAAAAAGGTCTTCAATTTCTGATGGCATTTACCATCATCAAGAGAAAGTTTTATTATACGATTTTGATATGGTCTGTCAACCTTTTTCTTTATTAATCTAAAAAAAAACTTTTGAGGTCCGAATCAGGTCGCGAGCAATTGGAAAAAAATGAGCTAAGGAGAATTTGTTGTAACTTTATCAATTAGTTCCAAAATCTTCCTGATATCTTGCTTTTTTCCTCCCACCATTAAAAAGGACGCTAACACATGTACCGTGTTTTTAAGGCTGATTTTATTATTTTGCATGTTTATAATACGATTGTCAAGTTCATAATTGAATTTTGATTTTGTGATACCGCTTCTTCCCAGACCTCAGCAATATCTCCATATTGTCAATATCATTCTCCGTAATGAGTCGATCAAAATGCTCGATTCGCTGGCCATTGACGTAAGCGCCTCCTTGCTCGATCAGCCTTCTTGCTGCACCTCCTGAACTGGCAAGACCTGCTAAATGTAATATCTTGAAGGCGGGAATACCGGCTTTGAGTTGGTCCATCTTTATATAAGAATGCGGTACGGAATCATCATCAATATCTGATGCTCCCCGAGGTATTGCGCTTGAAGGCATAATTTTTTTTGGTACAACTCGAGCGCCAAACATGCTTGCGGAAGCCTGATACGCTTTTAGGGCAGCTTCCTTTCCGTGGACAAGCCGTGTGGTTTCAAATGCCAGCACTTGCTTGGCACTGTTCAAATCAGCACCGCTTAGCTTTTCAAGCTCTTTGATTTCAGACATTGGTAAAAACGTAAAAAGGGCCAAGAACCGCGCAACATCTCTATCCTCAGTGTTTATCCAATATTGGTAGTATTCATATGGAGGTGTTCTATCCGGGTCAAGCCACACCGCCCCCTTGGCTGTTTTTCCCATCTTTTCACCGCTGCTTGTGGTAACCAGGGGAAAGGTAATGCCGAAAAC
It encodes the following:
- a CDS encoding tyrosine--tRNA ligase, which codes for MVNVIDVLKERGFIEQTTHEGELRSYIESGDVTCYIGFDPTASSLHVGSLVPIMSLAHMQKNGHRPIALIGGGTGLVGDPSGKTEMRQLLTTEIVEQNAQGLKKQLSRFIDFKDDKSLMLNNAEWLTKLEYIPFLRDYGRHFSVNRMLKAESYKMRLESEDGLNFIEFNYMLLQAYDFLELYDRYGCRLQMGGSDQWGNIVAGVELVRKVRQETVFGITFPLVTTSSGEKMGKTAKGAVWLDPDRTPPYEYYQYWINTEDRDVARFLALFTFLPMSEIKELEKLSGADLNSAKQVLAFETTRLVHGKEAALKAYQASASMFGARVVPKKIMPSSAIPRGASDIDDDSVPHSYIKMDQLKAGIPAFKILHLAGLASSGGAARRLIEQGGAYVNGQRIEHFDRLITENDIDNMEILLRSGKKRYHKIKIQL